In a single window of the Metopolophium dirhodum isolate CAU chromosome 2, ASM1992520v1, whole genome shotgun sequence genome:
- the LOC132939664 gene encoding arylalkylamine N-acetyltransferase 1-like — protein sequence MDEIKNTKVSINVVPITDNDKQVVMNSVKQYFFRDEPLCASLGLMEEKESVVQLENFCADILQSGVSFMAVSAETGEMMGASLNTTLCRDNEIKKYSDENNDKSSKYNDIMVFLDKSERDIDVFGQYPNIDRIMELKIITVNEAYRGQGVCKALIDKSKELALELGYQMIYVECSSHFTAKAVERFDFQCIYSLSYTDYVNKQGDVVFKTQSPHKYFKVNVLLL from the exons atgGATGAAATCAAAAACACCAAAGTTTCTATCAACGTAGTACCTATAACTGATAATGATAAGCAAGTTGTGATGAATTCTGTAAAACAGTATTTTTTCCGCGACGAACCTTTATGTGCAAGTTTAGGGTTAATGGAAGAAAAAGAATCAGTGGTACAACTTGAAAATTTTTGCGCTGATATATTACAAAGCG GCGTATCGTTTATGGCAGTATCTGCAGAGACAGGTGAAATGATGGGTGCCTCGCTGAATACCACACTGTGCAGGgataacgaaataaaaaaatacagcgACGAGAACAATgataaaagttcaaaatataatgatatcatgGTTTTCTTAGATAAATCTGAACGAGATATTGATGTATTTGGGCAGTATCCAAATATTGATCGTATAAtggagttaaaaattattacagtaAATGAAGCATATAGAGGACAAGGGGTTTGCAAAGCCCTTATCGACAAGtctaa AGAGTTGGCATTGGAGTTAGGGTATCAAATGATTTATGTGGAGTGCTCCAGTCATTTTACTGCTAAAGCTGTTGAAAGATTTGATTTTCAATGTATATATTCGTTGTCTTATACAGATTACGTGAACAAGCAAGGTGATGTGGTGTTCAAGACACAGTCTCctcataaatatttcaaagtcAATGTATtacttctataa
- the LOC132939180 gene encoding piggyBac transposable element-derived protein 4-like, whose translation MSRGMNDYEILAELDELLANAESDDEFGFDDTFPLDDDIQTQDCDNDEIFEIDIDPHQSPSTPEIRPITCLQKPRNIPKVKTKKKQGLTTPNFKWKSGPFKPNIHEFDSSESGIKKIEFELGENSPVIDFFECFFTPSLLGKVAFETNRYYRQNTENQDLGDRDKRWYDTTSEEMYLFIAINMLMARNKKLELQEYWSTDPLLYTPIFGQIMSRNRYQILLRYIHFTNNEHQAANDRLYKIKMVLNEVKKNFRDAMVPFQSLVIDESLLLWKGRLSFKQFIRTKRHRFGIKFFILCDVETDFILDFVIYTGKTTELKACDVNLGQSGAVVCTLLRGYLKKGRTLFTDNWYTSPLLSTYLHKNKTNSCGTVRKTRRGMPELKNKLKIGETQSLHTNKMLAMRWLDRRDVYMLTTCFTDKMLCTGKTDIENKNIRKPDCIIKYNESMGSVDKTDMLLSSVECVRKTIKWYKKVYFHLIDMSLLNSYSAYKQVTGKNPPLADFQLTLIRQIMDRYKSTVKSPKLYRKKDDELLQGKKKHFLSEVQSTAQGKFARRRCVICSINKKRKDTKYFCKECKVGLCAVPCFELYHKNK comes from the exons ATGTCTCGTGGTATGAACGATTATGAAATATTAGCCGAACTAGATGAACTTCTAGCGAATGCGGAATCTGACGACGAATTTGGATTTGAtg acacGTTCCCACTTGACGATGACATCCAAACTCAAGATTGTGACAATGATGAAATCTTTGAAATTGATATTGATCCACATCAATCACCTTCTACGCCAGAAATACGACCAATTACTTGTCTTCAAAAACCAAGAAATAtaccaaaagtaaaaacaaaaaagaaacaaGGATTAACTACACCGAATTTCAAATGGAAAAGTGGACCATTTAAACCTAACATTCATGAATTTGATTCAAGTGAAAgtggcataaaaaaaattgagtttgaACTCGGTGAAAATTCACctgtaattgatttttttgaatgttttttcaCACCTTCACTGTTGGGTAAAGTAGCATTCGAAACAAACCGCTATTATCGACAGAATACAGAAAATCAAGATCTTGGAGACCGTGATAAACGTTGGTATGATACAACGTCTGAagaaatgtatttgtttattgcAATAAATATGCTGATGGCTAGGAACAAAAAACTTGAACTTCAAGAATACTGGTCAACTGATCCATTACTTTATACACCTATATTTGGACAAATTATGAGTAGAAATAGATATCAGATTCTACTTCGGTATATCCACTTTACCAACAATGAACATCAAGCGGCCAATGataggttatataaaataaaaatggttctaaatgaagttaaaaaaaatttcagagaTGCAATGGTTCCATTTCAAAGCCTTGTAATTGACGAAAGTCTACTTTTGTGGAAAGGTCGACTCTCTTTCAAGCAATTTATTCGAACTAAAAGACATCGTTTTGGTATCAAGTTCTTTATACTATGTGATGTAGAAACAGACtttatattagattttgttATATACACTGGTAAAACTACTGAGTTAAAAGCCTGTGATGTAAATCTTGGACAATCTGGAGCtgtagtttgtacattgttGCGTGGATATTTGAAAAAAGGTCGTACATTATTCACGGATAATTGGTATACTTCACCATTGCTTTCAACATATCTACataagaataaaacaaatagttgTGGGACTGTTCGGAAAACTCGAAGAGGAATGCCAGAGctcaagaataaattaaaaattggtgaAACACAAAGTTTACATACTAATAAAATGTTGGCAATGAGATGGTTGGATAGACGGGATGTTTATATGCTTACAACTTGTTTCacagataaaatgttatgtacTGGAAAAAcagatattgaaaataaaaacattagaaaGCCAGattgcattataaaatataatgaaagcATGGGCTCTGTGGACAAGACAGACATGCTTCTGAGTAGTGTAGAGTGTGTACGCAAGACCATAAAATGGTACAAAAAGGTGTATTTTCATTTGATAGATATGTCTCTACTGAATTCATACTCAGCTTACAAACAAGTTACAGGAAAGAATCCACCTCTAGCCGACTTTCAGTTGACACTTATAAGACAAATTATGGATAGGTACAAGTCCACTGTAAAAAGtccaaaattatatagaaaaaaagatgATGAGCTATTacaaggtaaaaaaaaacattttctatcTGAAGTTCAATCCACCGCACAAGGAAAATTTGCCAGGAGAAGATGTGTCATATGCAgtatcaacaaaaaaagaaaagatacaaaatatttttgtaaggaATGCAAAGTGGGTCTATGTGCTGTACCATGCTTTGAActttaccataaaaataaataa
- the LOC132938496 gene encoding uncharacterized protein LOC132938496, translating into MINKVKISQPSIDYIQSELEIACVEINDGHVWKDLNIPSRILKTCSICKVRNVWPWITKIKCKECKIVCHRQCLADFDEKICPLFINHHCEDLSTISNSNNKPSSVVLITEGLNDDVEVAVHDCNNGGCHAEKLASASNAALCPLADRPRSRNSSPGPKHESPFLLEV; encoded by the exons ATGATAAACAAAGTAAAAATCTCTCAACCAAGCATTGATTA cATACAGAGCGAGTTGGAGATAGCCTGTGTTGAAATCAACGATGGACATGTTTGGAAAGATTTAAATATACCGTCTAGGATCCTTAAGACGTGTTCGATTTGTAAAGTACGAAACGTATGGCCATGGATCACTAAAATTAAGTGCAAGG aaTGTAAGATAGTTTGTCATCGGCAATGTTTGGCTGATTTCGACGAGAAAATATGTCCTTTGTTCATTAACCATCACTGCGAGGATTTATCCACGATCTCAAATTCGAAT AACAAACCTTCATCCGTTGTCCTGATCACGGAAGGACTCAACGACGACGTCGAGGTGGCAGTGCACGACTGCAACAACGGTGGCTGTCATGCCGAGAAATTGGCGTCGGCTTCAAACGCAGCGCTCTGCCcgctcgccgaccgcccgcgaAGCAGGAACTCGTCTCCCGGCCCCAAACACGAATCGCCATTTCTTTTAGAAGTATAA
- the LOC132939378 gene encoding small ribosomal subunit protein uS13, with protein MSLVIPEKFQHILRILSTNIDGKRKVMFAMTAIKGIGRRFSNIVLKKADVDLNKRAGECTDEEVEKIITIMQNPRQYKIPDWFLNRQKDVVDGKFSQLTSSTLDSKLREDLERLKKIKAHRGLRHYWGLRVRGQHTKTTGRRGRTVGVSKKK; from the exons ATG TCTTTGGTCATCCCAGAAAAGTTCCAGCACATTTTGCGTATCCTCAGCACCAACATCGATGGCAAACGTAAGGTCATGTTCGCCATGACCGCCATCAAAGGTATCGGTAGACGGTTTTCCAACATTGTGTTGAAAAAGGCCGACGTCGACCTGAACAAAAGAGCTGGAGAATGTACCGACGAAGAG gttgaAAAAATTATCACAATTATGCAAAATCCTCGTCAATACAAAATTCCAGACTGGTTTTTGAACAGACAAAAGGATGTTGTTGATGGAAAATTCtctcaa cttACCTCCAGTACCCTTGACAGCAAATTGCGTGAAGATTTGGAAAGGTTGAAGAAAATAAAGGCTCACCGTGGTCTCCGTCATTACTGGgg tttgagAGTACGTGGTCAACATACCAAAACTACCGGACGTAGAGGAAGAACTGTTGGTGTATCTAAGAAGaaataa